A region of the Arthrobacter sp. FW306-07-I genome:
CGCGCTCACCGAACCCCTGCACGGGTCCGACGTGGCCGGCGGCATGGAGACGCGTGCCAGGCGGGTTTCGTCGATGACAGGAGAAGCGGACGACGACGGCGACGCCTGGGTGCTCAACGGTGCCAAGCGCTGGATCGGCAACGGGACGTTCTGCGACTACATGCTGGTATGGGCCCGGGACGAGGCGGACGGCGCGGTCCGGGGCTTCATTGTCGACGCCACTTTGCCGGGGGTCAGCCGGAGCAGGATCGAGAACAAGATCGCCCTGCGCACGGTGCAGAACGCGAACATTGAGTTCCGCGACGTCCTGGTGCCGGAAGCGGACCGCTTTGCCCGCATCAACAGCTTCGTGGACACCAAGGAACTGCTCCGCAGCTCCCGGATCATGGTGGCCTGGCAAGCGGTGGGCCAGCAGCTGGCAGCGTTCGACGTTGCCCGGCAGTACGCGGTGGAACGCCACCAGTTCGGCCGGCCGCTGGCCCATTTCCAGCTGATCCAGCAGCAGCTGGTGACCATGCTGGGCAACGCGGTGGCCAGCATGTCCATGATGGCCGGGATCGCCAGGCTGCAGGACCAGGACGCCGCCGACATGCCGCAGGTGGCCCTGGCCAAGTCCTACCTCAGTGCCCGGATGCGCGAAACCGTGGCGCTGGGCCGGTCGATTTTGGGCGGAAACGGCATCGTCACCGACTACCGGATGGCCAAGATCTTCGCCGACGCAGAGGCCATCTACACCTACGAGGGGTCATTCGAGGTCAACACCCTGATCGTGGGCCGGGCCATCACGGGCATTTCGGCCATTTCCTGAGCTTCCCCCGGCGCTAGGCGGGATAGGGCTGCTTCTCGCCGGCCTCCACCCGCACGTCCAGGCTGTTGTTCTTCACGGGCATGGGGCAGGTGCCGAAGGGGGTGAAGGCGCTGGGGTAGTTGATGACCCGGTTGAAATCGAGGACCACGGAACCGTCGGGCCGCGGCCTGGAGAGGGAAAGCTTCCGCCAGTCACCTGTGGTGTCCCCGTTGGTTTCGTCGTGGAACGTGACGGTCAGGGCGCCGAGTTTCTCTTCCTCCGCCTGCAGCCGGAACTCGTGGCTGCTGCCGGGCAGGCTGAAGACTACCTCGCCCACGCTGCGGTGCACGCCGTCCACCAATGGGTTCGCGGTGCCGATCGGTACGTCCACCGGCGCAGGGTAGGGCTCAAACCGGCCCGTCACTTCCCATTCCGGGTTGTAGGGGTAAGTGGGGACGGCGTCGAATTCCGTGAAGACCG
Encoded here:
- a CDS encoding acyl-CoA dehydrogenase family protein; translated protein: MSAPDLSLLPAADFFAVESMLGQAERNKLAELRDFLAAEVAPYAGDWWNKAEFPAHILPKLAALELSTPVHRGYSHLFAGLVIAEITRVDTSLATFFLVHHDLFVESLHTFGTEDQKERLLADASELRTTGAFALTEPLHGSDVAGGMETRARRVSSMTGEADDDGDAWVLNGAKRWIGNGTFCDYMLVWARDEADGAVRGFIVDATLPGVSRSRIENKIALRTVQNANIEFRDVLVPEADRFARINSFVDTKELLRSSRIMVAWQAVGQQLAAFDVARQYAVERHQFGRPLAHFQLIQQQLVTMLGNAVASMSMMAGIARLQDQDAADMPQVALAKSYLSARMRETVALGRSILGGNGIVTDYRMAKIFADAEAIYTYEGSFEVNTLIVGRAITGISAIS
- a CDS encoding DUF1684 domain-containing protein; protein product: MATTPAAPTSTAAAPTATAPAAKVERWHRFRTNRDKAMASPHGWLTLTSFQWLGDSPAAVDLAPGLWSTDAKGTTAFLTAVPSDGLTLVETGERVDGTVSAVLADEESLMWVQFGGPDGDQVVVELAMRGGRYAIRTRDNTSPVFTEFDAVPTYPYNPEWEVTGRFEPYPAPVDVPIGTANPLVDGVHRSVGEVVFSLPGSSHEFRLQAEEEKLGALTVTFHDETNGDTTGDWRKLSLSRPRPDGSVVLDFNRVINYPSAFTPFGTCPMPVKNNSLDVRVEAGEKQPYPA